The stretch of DNA ATCGTTAGGAGGTCTTCTTCTGTCTTCGGGATGTTCAGCCGTAGGCAGATCGAGATATCTGGTCGCAGTTGATTCACAATTGTGATGCATCTCTGGTCTTCAGGGGTGTACGGGGCGAGACGTCTGAACAGGGCAGCTTTCCCATTGATGAAGTCTTCCGTTGGTTCATCCTTCCGTTGGTGTTCGCCGTGGAGTTTGGATGTGAGGGCTGAAAGTAAAGCGGGATCGTTGTACTTCTTCAGGAGGCGGCCTCGGAACGTGTCGTATCGCAGGTCTGTATGTGAGAATTTCTGAGCCCATTTCTTCGCATCACCG from Diabrotica undecimpunctata isolate CICGRU chromosome 4, icDiaUnde3, whole genome shotgun sequence encodes:
- the LOC140438771 gene encoding activity-regulated cytoskeleton-associated protein-like codes for the protein MTALSTTQGTTPQMPQHTPEPPKPRITYMKPPQFSGRDIENPLNFLNKAENFLTKYDVDEDQWIDYLIDNSLYGDAKKWAQKFSHTDLRYDTFRGRLLKKYNDPALLSALTSKLHGEHQRKDEPTEDFINGKAALFRRLAPYTPEDQRCITIVNQLRPDISICLRLNIPKTEEDLLTIAQGMEADTAGIPL